The region ACTCGTTTATCAATTAACCCTGCCGAGCCATTGgttccatccttttttttcgtatcaTGAGATGGCAAAAATGATCAATCTAATCGGTTATGACGTAtgccctcccccttttttggcggCCATAGAAAGGCCACGCGACCCTCTTAAGTGCCATTTTAACAATCAGAAAACAATAGATTTGGACGCGAGCAGGCAGTAGAAGGTGTCTAGCAGATAGCACTCGCCGAAGCGTGGCACAGCAATAATTACTATCTGGAGCGATATTCCAGtgggggttttattttttatcagcATCAACCTTCGGCTTTGCACAGTTCCCTCTTTTTACGACCGGTCATGCGACCAAGACTCCCTGGTGCAGGAATCGGGTTAGCTCTCTATGGATCATGCTTTTAAACTTCGGATTGTTCAATGCGGGATTGTCCGCCTGCCCTGTGAGCAGTGCCTCAATGTCCATCTTGGTGACATCCATGTAACGGAATGAAGAAAACACCGCGTAGTGAAACAGCTCTGTAAAATAAAACATGTGTTAATGCTGAAGGAACATGAAAGGAGACAACACTTTACCTAGACCACTGCAACGAAGGAGTTCAAGCTGCAAATCCAATAGTGTCGGTATTTTCCCTAGAAAGCCCAATCGCTTCAACAGATCACTAAACTGTTGATGGTATAAACAGATCAGCTCTTCGCGATGGTTGTCCTTAACGTCTTGCTCCGGTATCATGTCGAGCAGATAGTAAAGATCGATGGCCGGTGTGGTCCAGTTGCAGATCTGGTAATCAATCAGTATCGTATCCGTGTGTCGGCCACTCTCGTCCACTTGGTGCAGCATGTTCTTGCTGTGGAAGTCTCCGTGAATCAGTACGCGTTGAACCGTCTTCGGAGGGTTAAAAATAGCCACATAGTCATCGTGAAGTGATTTCTGGAAGCTATCTAGCGGTTTCTCAAAATGAGCAAACGCTGAGTCCGTTTTGCTCAAATGTTTCAAATCACCGAAACCTTTCGTAACCATCCCATCAAAGGCCATAAACTTGTCAGCCACTGAAAATCCAAACTCGCTGGCAAAGTGCGGATCCTGGAGGATAGAATCACGATCAGCATAAATGGcagatgggttttttttagaaGTTGCTACACCACTACTTACGCTGCTTTCTATCATGACCGAAGCGGCATGAAACATTGCAATATTCTTCACGATCGGTTTCATATCGTCAAAcgttttaatgaaatcatcCATCACCCATCCCTGGTAGCTGATGTCTTCTAATATGAAGATCGTATGTGGCTTTAAGGCACCGTAAATAAACCTACAGATTCAACGGATGATATATCATCAACAGCCatacaacacaaccaccacaatcTGCTGTCCTACCTTGGGTACTTATACTCCTCGCCGATCTCTTTCAACAGCCTCGCAATTTCTGGCAGCACTTTACTGTACACCTTAATCTCGATCATAAACAGTCCatcatcttccagcagctccttcttcagcccttccgcttccggtttcgTTTTCATGATCAAATTGATGGATTTTTCCGCTTGATCATTCTTTGAACGATAGGTGACGGTAGTACGGTACATCACACTGGCGAAATGATCACCGGCTTTAGTGCCGGGACGTAGCACACACTCGTTGGTCAACTCAATCGATGCATCATTGTGCATTTCACGCACTACCTTGAGAAAGAACGCATCATCCAACCAGGCCGGAGATACGAGTTCATCTTGATTGAAAGCCATCGTGGAAACGTGGGAATGGAGCACTTGCTAAGCCAACTGTTCTCGCTAACTCTCGCGGCAAAACTGCACTTCCAGTTCACCAGTGAGCCAGTCGTAGGCACGCGCCTGAATctttttttcctatttatttatttatgacGTTATTTTTACCATGTGTGAGTGCGCTGTGTTGTATTATCGCCTGATTGTTTCACTTCGCTTTCATAAATTACCACAGAGAATGGCCCAACGACGAGGCCGGTGACCACTGGAAGGGTGAGATGCGGCGAATTCATCTGAGATATGCTTATCACAGTTCCAATGCTATCAGAGCACAGCGTAAATGGGCTTCAGTTGAATTGTTACTTAAGAGGGACCTGGGGGCGTCGAtgcttttttaaacaattatgaaaaattgtttttttttgcaaaatcgtaaaaagcatcactttttcaacttcaaaaatctgtcaaaaatcgaaaaatagcaaatccaacaaaaactctacgggactacctagatacacttataatctattaaaagaatattaatttgtatttttctgatgagccatcacgtagctacgatgggcagcgTTTTctgttcgaatcaaaagacttgcctctgaagacttaagcgacgaacccggtttgaacATTGACCTATCCGGAACCATCATGTGCTCACATTTTCAACTACCAAAGGCTgctaaaaattgaaaaattggaaaattattaattataaTCTACCAAATGATTAtcaatttatgtattttaaaAGATCCAGAACGCTATTATAATGGGCACCGGAAATAGttttcgaagacacgccttactaaatttgatgccatggatggattTTTTCATAGATCTTCCACAAACTACacccaaatattcttgaaaagttgtagtttaatatgacatttactagaaaaaaatattttcgatggtttcttttaaaaacattGCAAAATAAGCCTTTGTAGGACCCGAATTAGCCTAAGTCTCCCTTAAAATAACATTATCAAGCAGCAGTGGCTATGTTTcggaaaaaatcgatttattACGAGCAATATGCTGATCCCTTTGGCATCTCGAAATAACATTTTATTGAGAATGGATGTTATGTTATGATTTGTTACATCATGTTTTCAAACATTACATAAGAGCCCACGATTGATTAAAACATAGATTTATTCTAAAATATCAAAACGGGCTGCTCATGTTCCTGAAACTTTCGGGCTTCTCATTCTTGATTCAAAATTCCGTGATGCAAGAATCGAGTCAGCTCTTTGAGCATAAGTTTCCTGAACTCTGGGTCGTCCAGAGCAGGGTTATTGATCTCACCCCTCAACATAGCATCCAAATCCAACGGACCTGGTCCGATGTAGCGAAATGTCGTAAAGATTGCGTAATGAAACATCTCTGGAATCAGAAAAGACGTACAGTTTTGAAGGTCCACAGAATTTAACAGTTAGTTGCAATGAAACGAGAATAACTTACCAAATCCTTCACAGCGCAAAAGCTCGAGCTGCAGATCCAGAAGTGTCGGTATTTTACCGACAAACCCCAACCGTTTCAACAGATCGCTGAAGTGTTGATGATAGAGCATTAGCAGTTCGTCCCGATGATTGTCCTTCACCGGTTGATCGGCTATTATGTCGAGCAGATTGAATAAATCGACTGCCGGCGTTGCCCAGTTGCATGCCTGATAATCAATCAGCATTGTATCGGTATGCCGGCGATTCTCATCAATCTGGTGAAGCATATTTTTGTACTGGAAATCACCGTGAATCAAAACGTTCTGAATCGTGGTAGATGGTTTGTAAAGGGGAATGAGAAAGTTTGAAAGATTGCGCTTAAAGTTCTCTAGCGGGGTTGCAAAATGCGCAAACTCCGGGTACGTCTTCGTAAGATACATCAAATCATCAAAGCCCTTATTGATCAATGGTTTGAATCCCAGCATTACTTCAGCCAAGGAAAAATTGTTCTCTTCTGCAAATGTAGGATCCTATAAAATGCAATATTTGAAGCTGTAATAAGATAATCTACTTATGGCCTTAATGTCAACACTTACGTTACTCTCGATTACCACCGAGGCAGCATGAAACATTGCAATAGCTTTAACGATCGGTTTCATATCGTCGTACGTTTGAATCAGTTCATCCATCACCCAGCCCTGGCTGCTGATATCTTCAAGTATGAGAATCGTTAGTGGTTTCAATGAACCATAGATGTACCTAAGGACCGAAGAAGTAGTTTAGCAAGCAAACACAACTACAACATCCAATAATTGAATCCATCAAACCTCGGGTACTTATACTCCTCGCCGATACCCTGCAACAGCCTCGCCATTTCCGGCAACACCTTCTGGTACATACGGATCTCAATGCTGAACAGTTGATCATCTTCCAGCAGGTCCTTCTTCAttccttccgcttccggtttcgttttcataatcaaattgatcgatttttccgCAGGATCCTTCTTCGAACGGTAGGTAACGGTAGTGCGGAACATCACACTTGCGTAATGATCACCCATTTTCGTCCCGGGACGCAAAACACACTCGCTGGTCAGCTCGATCTAAGGATCATTATCCAATTCTCGCACAACTTGAAGGAAAAAGCTTTGATTCAGCCAATCCGGGGCCACCAGCTCGTCATGATTGTACACTGCCATCGCTGCTCAAAATTTTAAACTGAGGATGTTCTTTATCAGACACGTCTG is a window of Anopheles aquasalis chromosome 2, idAnoAquaMG_Q_19, whole genome shotgun sequence DNA encoding:
- the LOC126570785 gene encoding uncharacterized protein LOC126570785, whose product is MAFNQDELVSPAWLDDAFFLKVVREMHNDASIELTNECVLRPGTKAGDHFASVMYRTTVTYRSKNDQAEKSINLIMKTKPEAEGLKKELLEDDGLFMIEIKVYSKVLPEIARLLKEIGEEYKYPRFIYGALKPHTIFILEDISYQGWVMDDFIKTFDDMKPIVKNIAMFHAASVMIESSDPHFASEFGFSVADKFMAFDGMVTKGFGDLKHLSKTDSAFAHFEKPLDSFQKSLHDDYVAIFNPPKTVQRVLIHGDFHSKNMLHQVDESGRHTDTILIDYQICNWTTPAIDLYYLLDMIPEQDVKDNHREELICLYHQQFSDLLKRLGFLGKIPTLLDLQLELLRCSGLELFHYAVFSSFRYMDVTKMDIEALLTGQADNPALNNPKFKSMIHRELTRFLHQGVLVA
- the LOC126570789 gene encoding uncharacterized protein LOC126570789 gives rise to the protein MGDHYASVMFRTTVTYRSKKDPAEKSINLIMKTKPEAEGMKKDLLEDDQLFSIEIRMYQKVLPEMARLLQGIGEEYKYPRYIYGSLKPLTILILEDISSQGWVMDELIQTYDDMKPIVKAIAMFHAASVVIESNDPTFAEENNFSLAEVMLGFKPLINKGFDDLMYLTKTYPEFAHFATPLENFKRNLSNFLIPLYKPSTTIQNVLIHGDFQYKNMLHQIDENRRHTDTMLIDYQACNWATPAVDLFNLLDIIADQPVKDNHRDELLMLYHQHFSDLLKRLGFVGKIPTLLDLQLELLRCEGFEMFHYAIFTTFRYIGPGPLDLDAMLRGEINNPALDDPEFRKLMLKELTRFLHHGILNQE